A window from Streptomyces sp. NBC_00271 encodes these proteins:
- a CDS encoding DUF6668 family protein has product MRQGAEGPEIWLRGPVADAVEPTRWPEPAGSEPDHLDVGPRRFAWVATHGGAGTTTLAAVFGGHDAGRNWPRPDQGEPGSVLLVGRTHAAGLDAVSHTLDTFRRGEAPPGLDLDAVVLVADAPGRLPRPLAQRVKVIDSMIDVYQVPWIPAWRIGDLTSAPPRETAALARLTGAARLP; this is encoded by the coding sequence ATGCGGCAGGGGGCGGAGGGGCCCGAGATCTGGCTCCGCGGGCCGGTCGCCGACGCGGTGGAACCCACGCGGTGGCCCGAACCCGCCGGGAGCGAACCCGACCACCTCGACGTCGGCCCACGGCGGTTCGCCTGGGTCGCGACACACGGCGGGGCCGGCACCACCACGCTCGCCGCGGTCTTCGGCGGCCATGACGCCGGGCGGAACTGGCCCCGGCCCGACCAGGGAGAACCTGGGTCGGTGCTCCTCGTCGGGCGTACGCACGCGGCCGGACTGGACGCCGTCTCGCACACCCTGGACACCTTCCGCCGGGGCGAGGCGCCCCCGGGGCTCGACCTCGACGCCGTGGTGCTGGTCGCGGACGCGCCCGGACGACTGCCCCGCCCACTCGCCCAGCGCGTCAAGGTGATCGATTCGATGATCGACGTGTATCAGGTGCCGTGGATCCCGGCGTGGCGCATCGGTGACCTCACCTCGGCGCCGCCCCGCGAGACGGCCGCGCTGGCCCGCCTGACGGGCGCCGCGCGCCTGCCCTGA
- a CDS encoding ABC transporter ATP-binding protein has protein sequence MEERSAEGTDPPVAGTASASAEGTVIATHALTKRFRGGQLAVDGLDLTVPAGSVFGFLGPNGSGKTTTIRMLMGLIEPTSGTARVLGQPMPRATRAVLPHVGALIEGPALYGFLSGRDNLLRYDAADPTADPRTRRTRVEAALDRVGLTAAAGKKAKAYSLGMKQRLGLAAALLQPRRLLVLDEPTNGLDPQGMREIRSLVRELASDGTTVFLSSHLLDEIEQVCTHAAVMAQGRLITQGPVAELAAGARGRLVVTTPDPGDAARVLKEQGVADLVVTETGVSAEPPDRELAELNAALVTAGVRVRGFGVERASLEDAFVALTGEGFDVAG, from the coding sequence ATGGAGGAGCGGTCCGCCGAGGGTACGGACCCGCCTGTGGCGGGCACCGCCAGCGCGTCCGCCGAGGGCACGGTGATCGCCACCCACGCCCTCACCAAGCGCTTCCGCGGCGGACAGCTCGCCGTGGACGGCCTCGATCTGACCGTCCCGGCGGGCAGCGTCTTCGGCTTCCTCGGACCCAACGGCTCGGGCAAGACCACCACCATCCGCATGCTGATGGGCCTGATCGAGCCGACCTCGGGCACGGCGCGTGTGCTGGGGCAGCCCATGCCCCGCGCCACCCGCGCCGTGCTCCCGCACGTGGGCGCCCTCATCGAGGGCCCCGCGCTGTACGGCTTCCTCTCCGGCCGCGACAACCTCCTCCGGTACGACGCCGCCGACCCGACCGCCGACCCGCGCACCCGGCGTACCCGCGTCGAGGCCGCCCTCGACCGGGTCGGACTCACCGCGGCCGCGGGCAAGAAGGCGAAGGCGTACTCGCTCGGCATGAAGCAGCGGCTCGGGCTCGCGGCCGCGCTGCTCCAGCCCCGCCGCCTGCTCGTCCTGGACGAGCCGACCAACGGCCTCGACCCGCAGGGCATGCGCGAGATCCGTTCCCTCGTGAGGGAGCTGGCCTCGGACGGCACGACCGTCTTCCTCTCCTCACACCTGCTCGACGAGATCGAGCAGGTGTGCACGCACGCCGCCGTGATGGCACAGGGGCGGCTGATCACCCAGGGCCCGGTGGCGGAGCTCGCGGCGGGGGCGCGGGGGCGGCTGGTCGTGACCACCCCGGACCCCGGGGACGCGGCGCGTGTACTGAAGGAACAGGGAGTCGCGGATCTCGTCGTGACGGAGACGGGCGTGAGTGCCGAACCTCCGGACCGCGAACTCGCCGAGCTGAACGCCGCGTTGGTCACGGCGGGCGTCCGCGTCCGTGGCTTCGGCGTCGAACGGGCCTCACTGGAGGACGCGTTCGTGGCGCTGACGGGGGAGGGGTTCGATGTCGCGGGCTGA
- a CDS encoding M28 family metallopeptidase: MKLSVPGRAAGAVVAAVTLLTTGAITGAAPAPTAAAAAPDIPVANVKAHLAQLQSIATANGGNRAHGRTGYKASIDYVKAKLDAAGFTTTLQQFTSSGRTGYNLIADWPGGDANQVVMAGSHLDSVTAGPGINDNGSGSAAILETALAVSRAQYQPTKHLRFAWWGAEELGMVGSKYYVNSLSSANRAKISDYLNFDMIGSPNPGYFVYDDDPTIEKTFKDYFAGVGIATEPETEGDGRSDHSPFKNVGIPVGGLFSGADYIKTAAQAAKWGGTSGLAFDRCYHASCDTASNIDDTALNRNADALAYAVWTLSS; this comes from the coding sequence ATGAAGCTCTCCGTTCCCGGGCGTGCCGCCGGCGCCGTCGTCGCGGCCGTCACGCTCCTCACCACCGGCGCGATAACCGGCGCGGCGCCGGCCCCCACCGCCGCGGCAGCCGCACCCGACATCCCCGTGGCCAACGTCAAGGCACATCTCGCACAGCTGCAGTCCATCGCCACCGCCAACGGCGGCAACCGCGCACACGGCCGCACCGGCTACAAGGCCTCCATCGACTATGTGAAGGCGAAGCTGGACGCGGCCGGATTCACCACGACCCTCCAGCAGTTCACGTCCTCCGGCCGCACCGGGTACAACCTGATCGCCGACTGGCCCGGCGGCGACGCCAACCAGGTCGTCATGGCGGGCTCCCACCTCGACAGCGTGACCGCGGGACCCGGCATCAACGACAACGGATCCGGGTCCGCCGCGATCCTGGAGACCGCGCTCGCCGTCTCCCGGGCCCAGTACCAGCCCACCAAGCACCTGCGGTTCGCCTGGTGGGGCGCGGAGGAGCTGGGGATGGTCGGCTCGAAGTACTACGTGAACAGCCTGTCCTCCGCGAACCGGGCGAAGATCAGCGACTATCTCAACTTCGACATGATCGGGTCACCGAACCCCGGCTACTTCGTCTACGACGACGACCCCACGATCGAGAAGACCTTCAAGGACTACTTCGCGGGTGTCGGCATCGCCACGGAGCCGGAGACCGAGGGCGACGGCCGCTCGGACCACTCGCCCTTCAAGAACGTGGGCATTCCGGTCGGCGGTCTCTTCAGCGGCGCCGACTACATCAAGACGGCGGCCCAGGCCGCCAAGTGGGGCGGCACCTCCGGCCTGGCCTTCGACCGCTGCTACCACGCCTCCTGCGACACGGCGTCCAACATCGACGACACGGCGCTGAACCGGAACGCGGACGCGCTGGCGTACGCCGTGTGGACGCTGTCCTCCTAG
- a CDS encoding flavodoxin family protein, protein MSRHFLFLLGSSRPDGNTELLARRAAEQLPADVEQRWLSLAEHPLPDFVDLRRDSDHVHPAAGSSPALLLDATLAATDIVIASPLYWYSVSGLTKRYLDYWSGWLRTPGVDFKARMAGRTLWGVTALAHEEEEVADPLIGTLNHSAAYLGMRFGGVLLGNGSKPGDVLKDTAALAHAKTFFDGEAPLARYPYETQGMAAAR, encoded by the coding sequence ATGAGCCGTCACTTCCTGTTCCTGCTCGGCAGCAGCCGCCCCGACGGCAACACCGAGCTCCTGGCCCGCCGGGCCGCCGAACAGTTGCCCGCGGATGTCGAGCAGCGCTGGCTGAGCCTCGCCGAGCACCCGCTGCCCGACTTCGTGGACCTGCGGCGCGACAGCGACCACGTACACCCGGCCGCGGGGAGCAGTCCGGCGCTGCTGCTCGACGCCACCCTGGCGGCCACCGACATCGTGATCGCCTCGCCGCTGTACTGGTACTCGGTGTCCGGTCTCACCAAGCGCTACCTGGACTACTGGTCGGGCTGGCTGCGCACTCCCGGCGTCGACTTCAAGGCCAGGATGGCGGGGCGCACCCTCTGGGGCGTCACCGCGCTGGCCCACGAGGAGGAAGAGGTCGCCGACCCGCTGATCGGCACGCTCAACCACTCGGCCGCGTACCTGGGCATGCGTTTCGGCGGGGTCCTGCTCGGCAACGGCAGCAAGCCCGGTGACGTACTGAAGGACACGGCAGCGCTGGCGCACGCAAAAACGTTCTTCGACGGGGAGGCACCGCTCGCCCGCTACCCCTACGAGACGCAGGGCATGGCAGCCGCGCGCTAG
- a CDS encoding tetratricopeptide repeat protein yields MSRLSREQKRESKRQRSAVGPGAGPLEVWVTAPAGESGGGVTVGGVPVGVMAGETVQATVLNHLHRLALAAGHSVLATIHDERIGFVVPLEVYGDGSSRYTGEPVRVGPPAEVPGVPAAPPAMPAAPPAMPVTPPAAPPVPVSEPQPLPGAAATHVLRALPEPTRDAAPGVAVAPTGEFGPPPVGLTPERPALAMEAMSVMDPEPEPEPKPTPARGFDAVAESVLAPVQETEGAAFLVEPVARINEAVKMGRIEEATGMAERVGADASRSLGPEHPEVLRLRELTSYIAYLAGDPLRAFHLSLDLARVRRRHQDAEAAYGNVQSAATAWRAVRDPVQGLNLGQDLITLWTELVADGGPAADDLEQLESARTRMTRLADRARSRSLADNPYTP; encoded by the coding sequence ATGTCTCGACTCAGCCGCGAACAGAAGCGGGAATCCAAGCGGCAGCGCTCGGCGGTCGGCCCCGGTGCCGGCCCGTTGGAGGTGTGGGTCACCGCGCCCGCGGGGGAAAGCGGGGGCGGCGTCACGGTCGGCGGCGTGCCGGTCGGCGTCATGGCCGGCGAGACCGTCCAGGCCACCGTCCTGAACCACCTCCACCGACTCGCCCTCGCCGCCGGTCACTCCGTCCTCGCCACCATCCACGACGAACGGATCGGCTTCGTCGTACCGCTGGAGGTGTACGGGGACGGGTCGAGCCGGTACACGGGTGAGCCGGTACGGGTGGGGCCGCCGGCCGAGGTGCCCGGGGTGCCTGCAGCTCCTCCCGCGATGCCCGCGGCTCCTCCCGCGATGCCGGTGACCCCACCCGCGGCGCCACCGGTGCCGGTGTCGGAGCCGCAGCCCCTGCCCGGTGCCGCGGCGACGCATGTGCTGCGGGCGCTGCCGGAGCCGACGCGGGACGCCGCCCCCGGTGTCGCGGTGGCTCCGACGGGCGAGTTCGGCCCGCCGCCCGTGGGGCTGACTCCTGAGCGTCCGGCCCTCGCGATGGAGGCCATGTCGGTCATGGACCCCGAGCCGGAGCCGGAACCGAAGCCCACTCCCGCGCGCGGCTTCGACGCCGTCGCCGAGTCCGTGCTGGCACCGGTTCAGGAGACGGAGGGCGCGGCGTTCCTCGTGGAGCCCGTGGCGCGGATCAACGAGGCCGTGAAGATGGGCCGGATCGAAGAGGCCACGGGGATGGCGGAGCGGGTGGGCGCGGACGCGTCGCGGTCGCTGGGCCCCGAGCACCCGGAGGTGCTGCGGCTGCGCGAGCTGACCTCGTACATCGCCTATTTGGCCGGTGACCCGCTCCGGGCGTTCCACCTGTCCCTCGACCTCGCCCGCGTCCGCAGGCGGCACCAGGACGCCGAGGCCGCGTACGGCAACGTACAGAGCGCCGCCACGGCCTGGCGCGCCGTGCGCGACCCCGTGCAGGGGCTGAACCTGGGACAGGACCTGATCACGCTGTGGACCGAGCTCGTGGCCGACGGCGGCCCCGCCGCCGACGACCTCGAACAGCTCGAGTCGGCCCGCACCCGCATGACCCGCCTCGCGGACCGGGCCCGGTCCCGCTCCCTGGCGGACAACCCGTACACCCCCTAG
- the rarD gene encoding EamA family transporter RarD — translation MSKAEQRIGLLNGFAAYGMWGLVPLFWPLLKPAGALEILAHRMVWSLAVVGVALLVMRRWAWLGELLRQPRKLALISVAAAVITVNWGVYIWAVNSEHVVEASLGYFINPLVTIAMGVLLLKERLRPLQWTAVGVGFSAVLVLTIGYGRPPWISLTLAFSFATYGLVKKKVNLGGIESLAAETAIQFLPALAYLLWLGSSGGATFGTEGAGHATLLAATGVVTALPLVCFGAAAIRVPLSTLGLLQYLAPVFQFLLGILYFHEAMPPERWAGFALVWLALSLLTFDALRTARRAARALRAGAVAGAVAGVRDATTTVDAKS, via the coding sequence ATGTCCAAGGCCGAGCAGCGCATCGGGCTGTTGAACGGCTTCGCCGCGTACGGCATGTGGGGGCTCGTTCCCCTCTTCTGGCCGCTGCTGAAGCCGGCCGGAGCCCTCGAGATCCTCGCCCACCGGATGGTGTGGTCCCTCGCCGTGGTCGGCGTCGCCCTGCTGGTGATGCGGCGCTGGGCCTGGCTCGGCGAGCTGCTGCGACAGCCGCGCAAACTGGCGCTGATCAGCGTCGCGGCGGCCGTGATCACGGTCAACTGGGGCGTCTACATCTGGGCCGTGAACAGCGAGCACGTCGTCGAGGCGTCCCTCGGCTACTTCATCAACCCGCTCGTCACCATCGCCATGGGCGTCCTGTTGCTGAAGGAACGGCTGCGCCCCCTGCAGTGGACGGCGGTCGGTGTCGGCTTCTCCGCGGTGCTCGTCCTCACCATCGGGTACGGCCGGCCGCCGTGGATCTCCCTCACCCTCGCCTTCTCCTTCGCCACGTACGGACTGGTGAAGAAGAAGGTCAACCTCGGCGGGATCGAGTCGCTCGCCGCCGAGACGGCGATCCAGTTCCTGCCCGCGCTCGCCTATCTGCTGTGGCTGGGTTCGAGCGGGGGCGCGACCTTCGGCACGGAAGGCGCGGGGCACGCGACACTGCTCGCGGCGACGGGCGTGGTGACCGCACTTCCGCTGGTGTGCTTCGGCGCGGCCGCGATACGGGTGCCGTTGTCCACGCTGGGGCTGTTGCAGTACCTCGCCCCGGTGTTCCAGTTCCTGCTCGGCATCCTCTACTTCCACGAGGCCATGCCGCCGGAGCGGTGGGCCGGGTTCGCGCTGGTCTGGCTCGCGCTGTCGCTGCTCACCTTCGACGCGCTGCGGACCGCGCGGCGGGCGGCCAGGGCGCTCAGGGCCGGGGCGGTCGCGGGTGCCGTCGCCGGCGTACGGGATGCCACCACCACCGTGGACGCCAAGTCGTAG
- a CDS encoding ABC transporter permease, which produces MSRAEVEAGAEPVRVEDTVIRKPSPLWTFGLFRSELLTTFRRWRTIALLAVLAAVPILIGIAIKIETRDGSTGGGGGGEGPAFIAQITNNGLFLVFTALAATLPFFLPMAIGVIAGDAIAGEANAGTLRYLLVAPAGRTRLLLTKYATTMTFCLVATLVVALSALTVGALLFPLGELTTISGTRISFTEGLGRAFLIALVVAASLIGVAALGLFVSTLTNSGIAAMATTVGLLITIQILDQIPQLHALQPYFFSHYWLSFADLMRDPVYWDDLVRNLGLQGLYAAVFGSAAWARFTAKDITA; this is translated from the coding sequence ATGTCGCGGGCTGAGGTCGAGGCCGGGGCCGAGCCGGTACGCGTCGAGGACACGGTGATACGGAAACCGAGCCCCCTGTGGACCTTCGGACTCTTCCGCAGCGAGCTCCTCACCACCTTCCGGCGCTGGCGGACCATCGCGCTGCTCGCCGTGCTCGCGGCCGTGCCGATCCTCATCGGCATCGCGATCAAGATCGAGACGCGTGACGGCTCGACGGGGGGCGGTGGCGGCGGCGAAGGACCGGCGTTCATCGCGCAGATCACCAACAACGGTCTGTTCCTGGTGTTCACGGCGCTCGCCGCGACCCTCCCCTTCTTCCTGCCGATGGCCATCGGCGTCATCGCGGGCGACGCGATCGCGGGCGAGGCGAACGCGGGGACGCTGCGCTACCTGCTGGTCGCGCCCGCCGGCCGTACCCGCCTGCTGCTCACCAAGTACGCGACCACCATGACGTTCTGCCTGGTCGCGACCCTGGTGGTGGCGCTCTCGGCGCTCACGGTCGGCGCGCTGCTCTTCCCCCTGGGCGAGCTGACGACGATCTCCGGGACCCGGATCAGCTTCACCGAGGGGCTCGGACGGGCGTTCCTCATCGCGCTGGTCGTCGCCGCGTCACTGATAGGCGTCGCGGCCCTCGGCCTGTTCGTCTCGACGCTGACCAACAGCGGGATCGCGGCGATGGCGACGACGGTCGGCCTTCTCATCACCATCCAGATCCTCGACCAGATCCCCCAGCTCCACGCCCTCCAGCCGTACTTCTTCTCCCACTACTGGCTGTCCTTCGCCGACCTCATGCGCGACCCGGTGTACTGGGACGACCTCGTCCGCAATCTCGGACTCCAGGGCCTGTACGCGGCGGTGTTCGGCTCGGCGGCGTGGGCGCGGTTCACGGCGAAGGACATCACCGCGTAG
- a CDS encoding VOC family protein, producing the protein MTPTPVHWKLVIDATDPHAQADFWAAALGYEVEDNSALVEQLLGLGALPAEATVDFHGRPAFRDLIAVRHPDDPYDKERGIGLGRRLLFQRVPEPKTVKNRLHLDLHPGEGRRADEVARLEGLGAEVLRHVKEPAGEWVVMADPEGNEFCVQ; encoded by the coding sequence ATGACGCCTACGCCCGTGCACTGGAAGCTGGTCATCGACGCCACCGACCCGCATGCCCAAGCCGACTTCTGGGCCGCCGCCCTCGGTTACGAGGTCGAGGACAACAGCGCGCTCGTCGAACAACTGCTGGGCCTCGGTGCCCTGCCTGCCGAGGCCACCGTCGACTTCCACGGCCGCCCGGCCTTCCGGGACCTGATCGCCGTACGGCATCCCGACGACCCGTACGACAAGGAGCGCGGCATCGGGCTCGGACGGCGTCTGCTCTTCCAGCGCGTCCCCGAGCCGAAGACCGTCAAGAACCGGCTCCATCTCGATCTGCACCCGGGCGAGGGCCGACGCGCGGACGAGGTCGCCCGGTTGGAGGGGCTCGGCGCGGAGGTGCTGCGGCACGTGAAGGAACCGGCCGGCGAGTGGGTGGTGATGGCCGACCCGGAGGGGAACGAGTTCTGCGTGCAGTGA